CAATGCCCTGCCTGTTGCTCCAGTCTTTGAAGGAAAGGCACCAGTGGCCCCAGAGTTCAAACTGGAGGCTCCTGTCTTTGACTTGGAGGCTCCTGTCTTTGACTTGGAGGCTCCCGTATTTGACTTGGAGCAAGTGGAAGACACCCCCGAGGTGGCTGCTGCCCGTGAAGAGCACTTCCGCCTGGTAAAAGAGCACAAAGCTGTTGTCGCTGCAGCACTGGCAGCCGCCGCTGCTGAGGAAACCGCTGAAACTCCCGCTGAGGAAACAATCATTGAGGCTGCCGATGACGTGACTCTGGCAGAAGAAGTTCCTCTCGCAGAAGTTCCTGTGGCCGAAGAAGCTACTCTGGCCGAAGAAGTTCCTCTGGCCGAAGAAGCTCCTCTGGCCGAAGAAATTCCTCTGGCCGAAGAAGAGCagccagcagcagtagtagtagaagaggaGCCAGCACCAGCAGAAGAGACAACAGTAGAAAGGCGCCGCAAGCGTCAGGTACTAATTCCACAGTTCTACAGAGCCCTGCCCGTACAACCCCTTCTTCTCAACGCAGAAAGTACAGTGGAAGGTGCTGTTGGTACGGCCGCTCTTCGTGATGCTGAAGTCCTCCGCATCGTCCACAACCCTAATCATGGCAC
This sequence is a window from Panulirus ornatus isolate Po-2019 chromosome 11, ASM3632096v1, whole genome shotgun sequence. Protein-coding genes within it:
- the LOC139751323 gene encoding uncharacterized protein, with product MNALVVISACICLASGLPQYYPYSAGYVAQPYAAVAPYAAAPTAHVTYDYNIIPDTAEAPPAPGQYVVAPPLLPTEYKGMHHSQDELGQFAFGHTSLHQAHNAVRDFTGAVQGTYTYIDADGNEVIANYIADQDGFRVSSNALPVAPVFEGKAPVAPEFKLEAPVFDLEAPVFDLEAPVFDLEQVEDTPEVAAAREEHFRLVKEHKAVVAAALAAAAAEETAETPAEETIIEAADDVTLAEEVPLAEVPVAEEATLAEEVPLAEEAPLAEEIPLAEEEQPAAVVVEEEPAPAEETTVERRRKRQVLIPQFYRALPVQPLLLNAESTVEGAVGTAALRDAEVLRIVHNPNHGTSYRLD